One Nostoc sp. UHCC 0302 DNA window includes the following coding sequences:
- a CDS encoding ABC transporter ATP-binding protein — MKTQKKRNALRQSLTVFRYSGRAVSLVWTTNRTLTILLATLTLVAGLLPAAIAYIGKLIVDAVVLSSQVGANSNISRPLLYVGLEAIAVILLAGSQRGLTICQSLLRVLLGQRVNVLILEKALKLDLRQFEDSEFYDKLSNARREASTRPLSLVNRTFGLVQSALSLATYGFLLVNFSLWAVLVLILAAMPAFFAETKFAGEAFRLFSWRAPETRQQHYIENLLAREDFVTEVKLYQLGEMLLGRYRNLFDQLYGEDRDLTLRRGLWGYLLSLVSSVAFYIAYAWIVLETVAGKISLGDMTMYLTVFRQGQSTFSGVLTSIGGMYEDNLYLSNLYDFLEEKVPKSWGKATKGLNPQDGIRFENVSFTYPGSSKLALNNISLHLKPGEKLAIVGENGSGKTTLIKLLTRLYTPDSGRILLEGLDLQEWDVDVLRRRIGVIFQNFVRYQFTVGENIGVGDVEHLEDNKRWQVAAQKGMAQPFIEELPQSFQTQLGRWFKGGQELSGGQWQKIALARAFMRTQADILVLDEPTSAMDAQAEFEIFNHFRALTKNQMVLLISHRFSTVRMADKIVVIEGGKVLEQGTHEELLKTGGRYAKLFLLQAAGYQ; from the coding sequence ATGAAGACTCAAAAGAAACGAAACGCACTGCGCCAATCACTGACAGTTTTCCGGTACAGTGGACGGGCTGTAAGCTTGGTGTGGACTACTAACCGCACCTTGACCATTCTTCTGGCTACTTTAACTTTAGTGGCTGGTCTTTTACCAGCTGCGATCGCCTACATCGGTAAGTTAATTGTTGATGCGGTAGTTTTGTCGTCGCAAGTTGGCGCAAACAGTAATATTTCTCGACCTTTATTGTATGTGGGCTTGGAAGCGATCGCTGTAATTTTACTGGCTGGCAGTCAGCGGGGACTAACCATTTGTCAGTCGTTATTGCGGGTACTACTTGGACAGCGGGTGAATGTACTCATATTAGAAAAGGCGCTGAAACTGGATCTTCGCCAGTTTGAAGACTCAGAATTCTATGACAAATTGAGTAATGCTAGGCGAGAAGCATCAACTCGCCCCCTTTCTTTAGTAAACCGCACCTTTGGCTTGGTGCAAAGCGCCCTTTCTCTTGCCACCTATGGCTTTTTGTTGGTAAATTTCTCGCTTTGGGCAGTACTAGTACTGATTTTGGCAGCAATGCCTGCATTCTTTGCAGAAACAAAATTTGCCGGAGAAGCCTTTCGCCTGTTTAGTTGGCGTGCGCCTGAAACCCGTCAACAGCACTATATAGAAAATTTGCTGGCGAGAGAAGACTTTGTTACAGAAGTCAAACTCTACCAGTTGGGAGAGATGCTATTAGGACGTTATCGCAACCTTTTTGATCAACTCTATGGCGAAGACCGGGACTTAACTCTGCGTCGGGGATTATGGGGATATCTGCTGAGTTTAGTTAGTAGCGTTGCTTTTTACATCGCTTATGCTTGGATTGTCTTGGAAACAGTGGCAGGTAAAATTTCTCTGGGTGATATGACGATGTACCTCACTGTGTTCCGCCAAGGACAGTCTACTTTTTCTGGTGTCCTGACTTCTATCGGCGGAATGTACGAGGACAACTTATATCTCTCAAATCTCTACGACTTCTTAGAAGAAAAAGTACCCAAGTCTTGGGGTAAAGCAACCAAAGGTTTAAATCCTCAAGATGGTATCCGCTTTGAGAATGTATCGTTTACTTATCCAGGAAGTTCAAAGCTAGCTTTGAATAACATTTCGCTACATCTAAAACCCGGAGAAAAACTCGCAATTGTCGGTGAAAACGGTTCTGGTAAAACTACTTTAATTAAACTACTCACTCGACTTTATACCCCAGACTCTGGACGTATTTTACTAGAGGGTTTGGATTTGCAAGAATGGGATGTAGATGTGTTGCGGCGTCGCATTGGTGTGATTTTCCAAAACTTTGTCCGCTACCAGTTTACCGTTGGGGAGAATATCGGCGTGGGTGATGTGGAACACCTAGAAGATAACAAGCGCTGGCAAGTTGCTGCCCAAAAAGGCATGGCACAACCTTTTATTGAGGAATTGCCTCAAAGTTTTCAAACCCAGCTTGGTCGTTGGTTCAAAGGAGGACAGGAACTTTCTGGGGGACAGTGGCAGAAAATTGCCCTAGCCCGTGCTTTTATGCGAACCCAAGCAGATATCTTAGTTTTGGATGAACCGACATCTGCAATGGATGCCCAAGCGGAGTTTGAGATTTTCAATCATTTTCGCGCCCTTACCAAAAATCAGATGGTATTGTTGATTTCTCACCGCTTTTCAACAGTACGTATGGCTGACAAAATTGTCGTGATAGAAGGCGGTAAAGTTTTGGAACAGGGAACTCACGAGGAATTGTTAAAGACTGGGGGTCGTTATGCCAAGCTTTTCTTGTTACAAGCGGCGGGGTATCAGTAG
- a CDS encoding metallophosphoesterase — MKLISDPPIPVRIQKMKERVRWRHPSILQRGIDQTCMVLDDRKEDSPEFSFMVIGDSGSKPHFKQHPQRKVAELMLPHRDDCRFVLHTGDVIYVVGSHEYYPTNFIEPYREFLVGGDNPKNIPYNRMVFNLPFLPVLGNHDYYDVPFMYRLLTGSTLRLRRMLRYKDFEIGWHGSNQGDAYSRAFLDYMAAISPKELERHLDQHYTAKTDMGRCLRYQPGHFTRIPNRYYTFRYGGIDFFALDSNTFNTPSPLPATQAGDISRRELQKRRQEIDEEELQILAMSDRLNPDNPADAEQLDSLSAKLDQINEIKIDIEKQLASNKMSAIDFEQLDWLKNRLIESWNTAEVRGRIIFFHHPPYVTEATKWHQAQTLAVRHRLRWVFEAVAETVGLIAKERPIVDLILNGHAHCLEYLRTADTGFADSNINCIISGGSGHRPRRQREEGTELMETFTEIAGQPTRKVADSHLYIGRYDYNSQKHLPYSAVRIDVQDGRPPKFIVRPLVAERVDQQWYNRELEPFVI, encoded by the coding sequence ATGAAATTGATTTCTGATCCACCGATTCCTGTAAGAATTCAAAAGATGAAAGAACGGGTGAGGTGGAGGCATCCAAGTATTTTACAACGCGGAATTGACCAAACTTGCATGGTTTTAGACGATCGCAAGGAAGATAGCCCCGAATTTTCGTTTATGGTAATTGGTGATAGTGGCAGTAAGCCCCATTTCAAGCAACATCCCCAACGAAAAGTTGCGGAACTCATGCTTCCTCACCGCGATGATTGTCGTTTTGTGTTGCACACTGGGGATGTAATCTATGTGGTGGGTTCCCACGAGTATTACCCAACAAACTTTATCGAACCTTACCGAGAGTTTCTCGTAGGTGGCGACAATCCTAAAAATATTCCTTACAATCGCATGGTGTTTAATCTGCCGTTTCTGCCAGTGCTAGGAAATCACGATTATTACGATGTGCCGTTCATGTACCGTTTGCTCACAGGAAGCACGCTGCGCCTACGTCGGATGTTGCGCTATAAAGATTTTGAGATTGGCTGGCATGGATCAAATCAAGGTGATGCATACTCCCGGGCGTTCCTAGACTATATGGCAGCCATCTCTCCAAAAGAATTGGAACGTCATTTAGATCAGCACTACACTGCTAAAACTGACATGGGGCGCTGTCTGCGTTACCAACCGGGACATTTTACTCGTATCCCTAACCGTTATTACACTTTTCGCTACGGTGGTATCGATTTTTTCGCCCTAGATTCTAATACCTTTAATACACCATCTCCTCTGCCTGCGACTCAAGCAGGGGATATCAGCCGCCGCGAATTACAAAAGCGCCGCCAGGAGATAGATGAAGAAGAATTACAGATTTTGGCAATGAGCGATCGCCTCAATCCCGATAACCCCGCCGATGCCGAACAACTCGATTCGCTGAGTGCCAAATTAGACCAAATCAACGAAATAAAAATCGATATCGAGAAGCAGCTAGCATCCAACAAAATGTCTGCTATTGATTTTGAACAACTTGACTGGTTAAAAAACAGGCTGATTGAATCTTGGAATACCGCAGAGGTACGCGGACGCATCATCTTTTTCCATCATCCCCCCTACGTCACGGAGGCGACGAAGTGGCATCAAGCGCAAACCTTAGCAGTTCGCCACCGCTTGCGCTGGGTATTTGAAGCAGTAGCGGAAACTGTTGGTTTAATTGCCAAAGAGCGTCCAATAGTCGATTTGATTTTAAACGGTCACGCTCACTGTCTAGAATATCTCCGCACGGCTGATACTGGCTTCGCTGACTCCAATATCAACTGTATTATCTCTGGTGGTAGTGGGCATCGTCCCCGCCGTCAGCGAGAAGAAGGAACAGAATTAATGGAGACTTTTACAGAAATTGCAGGTCAACCCACCCGTAAAGTTGCGGATTCACATCTTTATATCGGTCGTTATGATTACAATTCGCAAAAGCATTTGCCTTACTCAGCCGTGCGGATTGATGTTCAAGACGGTCGCCCACCTAAGTTTATTGTCAGACCTTTAGTAGCAGAGCGTGTTGACCAACAGTGGTATAACCGCGAGCTTGAACCGTTTGTGATTTAA
- a CDS encoding outer membrane beta-barrel protein codes for MNLKTLTASALTVASIIFSAGIASAQPVGTNGTNGNYIGVGLAAGATSGGQGNDEAQLGGNVQGRYAVPNAPVSLRGSLLYGGDAAAIMPIVTYDAPIARNTNVYFGGGYSFVTEEGQNTPLGNRNSPVVTLGAESEVSKNVIAYGDAKWGIDAYKNSDADAVSFQAGLGYRF; via the coding sequence ATGAACCTTAAAACTTTAACCGCTTCTGCACTTACTGTTGCTTCTATTATCTTTTCTGCTGGTATTGCATCTGCTCAACCAGTAGGTACTAACGGTACTAACGGCAACTACATCGGTGTTGGTTTAGCTGCTGGTGCAACTAGTGGTGGGCAAGGAAACGATGAGGCTCAACTTGGTGGAAATGTTCAAGGACGTTACGCCGTGCCTAATGCGCCTGTTTCACTGCGGGGTTCCCTGCTGTATGGTGGTGATGCTGCGGCAATTATGCCCATAGTCACTTATGATGCACCTATCGCAAGAAACACTAACGTTTACTTCGGTGGTGGTTATTCCTTTGTCACCGAAGAAGGTCAAAACACCCCATTGGGCAATCGGAATTCACCTGTAGTAACTCTTGGTGCTGAATCAGAAGTTAGCAAAAATGTGATTGCTTACGGTGATGCTAAATGGGGCATTGACGCTTACAAAAACAGTGATGCTGATGCTGTTAGCTTCCAAGCTGGTTTAGGCTATCGCTTCTAA
- a CDS encoding cation:proton antiporter has protein sequence MENLPLMFLPLLAAQKAAGDGVIKPLGHHELLLVLLQLSLLLLVARGLGEFMRRISQPPVVGELLAGVLLGPSLFGLLLPDIQAQIFPQSQEQSNLLSVISWLGVLFLLIVTGLETDLKLILRKGKTALLISLGGIIIPFLTGFGLGWLLPDDFLAEPDKRLVFSLFIATAMSISAVPVIAKVLMDLNLIRRDIGQVTLAAGMTDDTIGWILLSVVSGLASSGKFDFGTIFHSVSAAVLFLAIAFTIGRTIVDQILRWVDDYVGGVAASISVVLILSLSAAALTHALGLEAALGAFVLGILAGQSRRFSNEAGHTLEVFTAAFLAPIFFASAGLKVNLVTLLVPQTLLFGLIVLTVACVGKFTGAYIGSRVGGLSHWEGLAMGSGMNARGAMEIVVATIGLSLGVLNPQMYSIIVMVAIATSLMAPPLLRLCLSKVVIGEEEAQRLEQEEQASRSFVKQIHRILVPTSGGPNIQLAAQLVGHIAHQNSVEVTALYALSDKQPQKKARRTATQVKDNAAEEALTSVVEEMQLPDSTTLQTKTESGRNKAEVILNEANKNYNLIVLGASEQTRPQKALFNLLVDRVVQEAPCATMVVKSHLPQPQGESCRIAQQQLKNILVPTVGTEYSKNAVEVASTIAAQTGALVMMVNVINLPQVEYILYEQRSLSPVREMAHDLLERQAAIGRNLGADVKTYVLQGTSPEREILNFAQKQEVDLIILGSSIRMVTGRVFFGHRVDAILSKAHCPVAVITVP, from the coding sequence ATGGAAAACCTGCCCTTGATGTTTCTGCCTCTACTGGCTGCACAGAAAGCAGCAGGTGACGGTGTGATTAAACCTCTCGGTCATCATGAACTGCTGTTAGTGCTGCTTCAACTGTCGCTGTTGCTTTTGGTAGCGCGGGGATTAGGCGAGTTCATGCGTCGGATTAGCCAACCTCCTGTTGTTGGGGAATTACTTGCAGGTGTGCTGCTTGGCCCTTCTTTATTTGGTTTGCTCCTTCCAGATATACAGGCGCAAATCTTTCCCCAAAGCCAAGAACAGTCTAATTTACTTTCGGTAATTTCTTGGTTGGGTGTGTTATTTTTGCTAATTGTGACTGGGCTGGAGACGGATCTAAAGCTGATTCTGCGTAAAGGAAAAACGGCTCTGCTCATTTCACTGGGCGGAATTATTATCCCTTTTCTTACAGGATTCGGATTGGGCTGGCTATTGCCAGATGATTTTTTGGCTGAGCCAGACAAGCGACTGGTATTCAGTCTCTTTATCGCCACAGCAATGAGTATTTCGGCAGTCCCAGTGATTGCTAAAGTGCTGATGGACTTGAATCTAATTCGCCGTGACATTGGTCAAGTTACCTTAGCAGCTGGCATGACCGACGACACCATCGGCTGGATTTTACTTTCCGTGGTTTCAGGGCTAGCTAGCAGCGGGAAATTTGACTTTGGAACAATTTTTCACTCAGTCAGCGCGGCTGTATTATTTCTAGCCATTGCCTTCACAATTGGGCGTACCATCGTAGACCAGATTTTGCGGTGGGTTGATGACTACGTTGGTGGAGTCGCCGCCAGTATATCGGTTGTGCTGATTTTATCGCTCTCAGCAGCAGCACTAACCCACGCCTTGGGTCTAGAAGCAGCATTAGGTGCTTTTGTGCTGGGGATTCTCGCAGGTCAATCTCGCCGCTTTAGCAATGAAGCGGGACATACCCTAGAAGTATTCACAGCAGCCTTTCTCGCACCAATTTTCTTTGCTAGTGCTGGGTTGAAAGTTAACTTAGTCACTCTACTTGTTCCCCAGACTTTATTATTTGGATTGATTGTGCTGACTGTGGCCTGTGTTGGTAAATTTACAGGTGCTTACATTGGTTCTCGCGTCGGCGGTTTGAGCCATTGGGAAGGTTTAGCAATGGGTTCCGGGATGAACGCACGCGGAGCAATGGAAATTGTTGTCGCCACAATCGGTTTATCTTTGGGAGTCCTGAATCCTCAGATGTACTCGATAATTGTGATGGTAGCGATCGCAACTTCTCTCATGGCTCCCCCTCTTTTACGCTTATGCCTGTCGAAGGTAGTCATAGGTGAAGAAGAAGCTCAACGCTTAGAGCAAGAAGAACAAGCAAGCCGTAGCTTTGTTAAACAGATTCACCGTATCCTAGTACCAACAAGCGGTGGCCCCAATATCCAGCTTGCGGCGCAGTTAGTCGGTCATATAGCTCACCAAAACTCGGTAGAGGTTACAGCTTTGTATGCTCTCAGTGATAAGCAACCTCAAAAAAAAGCACGTCGGACGGCAACTCAGGTTAAAGATAACGCCGCCGAGGAAGCACTTACTTCTGTTGTTGAGGAAATGCAGCTACCTGATAGTACTACCCTACAAACAAAAACCGAGTCTGGGCGTAATAAAGCGGAAGTAATTCTGAATGAAGCCAACAAAAACTATAACTTGATCGTCCTGGGAGCATCTGAACAGACGCGCCCCCAAAAAGCATTGTTTAATTTGCTTGTTGACCGAGTAGTCCAAGAAGCTCCTTGTGCAACGATGGTGGTGAAGTCGCACTTACCTCAACCCCAAGGCGAGTCATGCAGAATCGCTCAACAACAGCTGAAAAACATTCTCGTGCCAACGGTGGGGACAGAATATAGCAAAAATGCTGTAGAAGTGGCAAGTACGATCGCTGCTCAAACAGGAGCCTTAGTAATGATGGTGAATGTAATTAATTTGCCACAAGTTGAGTACATTCTCTACGAACAGCGATCGCTCAGTCCAGTCAGAGAAATGGCCCATGATTTACTCGAACGGCAAGCAGCAATTGGACGCAATTTGGGTGCTGATGTCAAAACTTATGTTCTTCAAGGAACCAGTCCAGAAAGAGAAATCCTCAACTTTGCCCAAAAGCAGGAGGTTGACTTAATTATTTTAGGAAGTAGTATCCGCATGGTCACAGGTCGGGTTTTCTTCGGTCACAGAGTGGATGCAATTTTGAGTAAAGCACATTGTCCAGTGGCTGTGATTACTGTGCCATAG
- a CDS encoding amidohydrolase family protein, producing the protein MNLADIPLIDQHAHNILRPEVADRYPYAAAFTEGYDPEIINYHTRHTLFYRRSLREIAAVLDCEAQEEAILARRNSLGIEHLTQLYFSAANLEAIYLDDGLQPETILPLSWHQRFIPVQRILRLEVLAEELIPQIGDFETFLETFNSQLDPPPPGVIAFKSIACYRSGLNIQPVAVEVAVAQFYNLKQELQNQPLRLANKPLIDFLLQQALLIAAKYRLPVQLHTGYGDPDLDLRLANPLYLRSLLESSEYRNAPLVLLHASYPYMQEAGYLASVYPQVYLDFGLAVPFLSVSGMRETIRQLLELTPTSKLMYSSDAHSIPELYYLGAKWGRQALGEVLEQAIKDSDITASEAEAIAIAILRENAIALYQQGSRE; encoded by the coding sequence ATGAATCTTGCTGATATTCCTCTAATTGACCAACACGCCCACAACATCCTACGACCTGAAGTAGCTGATCGTTATCCTTATGCTGCTGCATTCACTGAAGGTTATGATCCAGAGATAATAAATTACCATACCCGCCACACATTATTCTATCGGCGTAGCCTCAGAGAAATTGCTGCTGTATTAGATTGTGAGGCGCAGGAAGAAGCAATTTTAGCGCGTCGAAACAGTTTAGGAATCGAACATCTAACACAACTATATTTCAGTGCTGCTAATCTGGAAGCGATTTACTTAGATGATGGATTACAGCCAGAAACTATCTTGCCGCTATCATGGCATCAAAGATTTATTCCTGTACAAAGAATTTTACGGTTAGAGGTATTAGCAGAAGAGCTGATTCCTCAAATAGGAGATTTTGAGACTTTCCTCGAAACATTCAATAGCCAACTTGACCCACCACCACCAGGGGTTATAGCTTTTAAAAGTATTGCCTGTTACCGTAGCGGTTTGAATATCCAACCTGTTGCTGTGGAGGTGGCTGTTGCTCAGTTTTATAACCTCAAGCAAGAACTGCAAAATCAGCCCTTGCGTTTAGCAAACAAGCCCTTAATTGATTTTCTCTTACAACAAGCACTATTAATTGCAGCTAAATATCGTCTACCAGTGCAATTGCACACTGGTTATGGCGACCCTGACTTAGACTTGCGATTAGCAAATCCTCTGTACCTACGTTCTTTGTTGGAGTCATCCGAGTACCGCAATGCACCCCTAGTACTGTTACACGCTTCCTATCCTTATATGCAAGAAGCTGGATATCTTGCTTCTGTCTACCCTCAAGTTTATTTGGATTTTGGTTTGGCAGTACCTTTTTTAAGCGTCTCCGGGATGCGAGAGACAATTCGGCAATTGTTGGAACTAACTCCTACTAGTAAATTGATGTATTCGTCTGATGCACACTCAATTCCAGAGTTGTATTACTTGGGGGCAAAATGGGGTCGTCAAGCGTTGGGGGAAGTACTAGAGCAGGCAATTAAGGATTCGGATATCACAGCGAGTGAAGCAGAAGCGATCGCCATTGCCATCTTACGGGAAAATGCGATCGCTTTGTATCAACAAGGGAGTAGGGAGTAG
- a CDS encoding damage-control phosphatase ARMT1 family protein — translation MVNTSNIPKLPLPPPLVGSEVGSFTEYTVTQRMPAIARRVIAENNFPPDINASLESLAAELPTGYLRPLLNDTSADFTNWNTYLESYKEQRWVDIPWFFAETYFYRLILEITNYFRPGMSQGVDPFELQKAQGLEASLDSIISLCNQVNQWLNDSQEEKLQETAFIALLHFALWGNRVDLSLWSVFEGDRSSFDIQSQLAHILVDDALQVVELLTSSPGRRVDFVVDNAGFELVCDLCLVDFLLTSGLANQVYLHLKPHPTFVSDAMIKDVHETTKFLANTSYEKVKFIAQRLQENIASGRLVLSENYFWTSPLAFWEIPEPLKNELANSSLIIVKGDANYRRLLGDRYWDFTTNIADIVSYLPAPMVALRTLKSEVAAGLNSEVIAEVAKSDPSWLTNGQWGVVQLVS, via the coding sequence GTGGTGAATACATCTAACATCCCCAAATTACCCTTACCACCGCCACTTGTGGGTTCAGAAGTCGGTTCTTTTACTGAGTATACTGTGACTCAACGGATGCCTGCGATCGCCCGCCGAGTCATTGCCGAAAATAATTTTCCACCCGATATTAATGCTAGCTTAGAAAGCCTAGCCGCAGAACTGCCAACGGGATATTTGCGACCCTTATTAAATGATACTAGTGCAGACTTTACCAACTGGAACACATATCTAGAATCATACAAGGAGCAGCGTTGGGTAGATATTCCCTGGTTCTTTGCAGAAACTTATTTTTATCGCCTGATTTTAGAAATTACTAATTACTTCCGCCCTGGTATGTCGCAAGGTGTTGACCCATTTGAATTGCAAAAAGCTCAAGGTTTAGAAGCATCTCTTGATTCGATTATCTCTTTGTGTAATCAGGTAAATCAATGGTTGAATGATTCGCAAGAAGAGAAATTACAAGAAACCGCTTTTATTGCACTGTTACATTTTGCTCTGTGGGGAAATCGAGTTGACTTGAGCTTGTGGTCAGTATTTGAAGGTGACCGAAGTAGCTTTGATATTCAAAGTCAACTAGCCCACATCTTAGTAGATGATGCCTTGCAAGTCGTCGAGTTGTTAACTAGTTCTCCAGGTCGACGCGTTGATTTCGTTGTAGATAACGCTGGTTTTGAACTTGTCTGTGACTTATGCTTAGTAGATTTTTTATTAACCAGTGGTTTGGCTAACCAGGTTTATCTACATTTAAAGCCACATCCGACTTTTGTATCTGATGCCATGATTAAGGATGTACATGAAACAACAAAGTTTTTAGCTAATACTAGCTATGAAAAAGTAAAATTTATTGCTCAAAGATTACAAGAAAACATTGCATCAGGTCGTTTAGTACTTTCTGAAAATTACTTTTGGACATCTCCTTTAGCATTTTGGGAAATACCTGAGCCACTCAAAAATGAGTTAGCTAATTCGAGTTTGATTATAGTTAAAGGAGATGCGAATTATCGGCGATTATTAGGCGATCGCTACTGGGATTTTACCACTAACATTGCAGATATAGTCAGCTACTTACCCGCACCAATGGTAGCCCTACGCACTCTCAAATCAGAAGTGGCAGCAGGTTTAAATTCTGAAGTGATTGCAGAAGTAGCAAAATCTGATCCTTCCTGGCTGACAAATGGACAGTGGGGTGTAGTCCAGTTAGTGTCTTAA
- a CDS encoding glutamine synthetase family protein produces MAKKITFKQVKKSLQDAGSKFFRIIWCDNANIIRGKAVHVGMLAHYFEYGVGISAGQQGIPVMYDAVIPETGLGPVGEIRLVPDWSSLTRLPYAPGHARVMGNMVFNGNPWALCPRNFLTRMIEAARREGLEIKAAFENEFYLLRQTSEGIVSADSTVFASTQAMDINREVIDEIADALITQGIPVEQYYPESGPGQQEISMRYTDALRAADWQIAFRETVRAIAHRHNLTTSFLPKIFPDAAGSGCHIHLSLWRDGQNLLPDSEGICGLSPVARAFIAGILEHLPALMALTTPSVNSYRRIRPHSWSGAFRCWGLDNREAAVRVPSAPGLSSPSHFELKTVDASANPYLALGAVIAAGIDGIQRGLEPNNPVTQDPGYLPIEERTANGIDLLPQNLGEAIDHLKQNNILLNALNPQLSQAFLAVRQAEWQAMKDWELEAELKLLLEKY; encoded by the coding sequence ATGGCAAAAAAAATCACATTTAAGCAAGTCAAAAAATCCCTTCAAGACGCTGGGAGCAAGTTTTTTCGGATCATCTGGTGCGATAACGCCAACATCATTCGTGGCAAAGCTGTTCATGTGGGAATGTTAGCCCACTATTTTGAGTATGGTGTGGGAATCTCTGCTGGGCAACAGGGAATACCTGTAATGTATGATGCGGTGATTCCCGAAACTGGTCTAGGGCCAGTAGGCGAAATTCGCTTAGTACCAGATTGGTCTAGCCTAACTCGTTTACCTTATGCTCCGGGTCATGCCCGTGTCATGGGAAACATGGTATTTAATGGTAACCCTTGGGCGCTGTGTCCCCGTAATTTTCTAACGCGGATGATTGAAGCAGCCAGACGCGAGGGATTAGAAATTAAGGCAGCATTTGAAAATGAGTTTTACTTGTTACGGCAAACATCTGAGGGAATTGTATCCGCAGACTCCACAGTCTTTGCCTCTACTCAGGCAATGGATATTAATCGAGAAGTAATTGATGAGATTGCTGATGCACTTATTACCCAAGGAATTCCTGTAGAACAGTATTATCCAGAATCTGGCCCTGGTCAACAGGAAATTTCGATGCGGTATACTGATGCTTTACGTGCAGCTGATTGGCAGATTGCTTTTAGAGAAACAGTCAGAGCGATCGCACATCGTCACAACCTGACAACTTCTTTCTTACCTAAAATTTTCCCAGATGCTGCTGGTAGCGGTTGCCACATCCATCTTAGCCTCTGGCGTGACGGACAAAACCTGCTACCAGATTCAGAAGGTATCTGCGGTCTTTCTCCGGTAGCGCGAGCATTTATCGCTGGCATACTAGAACATCTACCTGCACTGATGGCATTAACTACCCCAAGTGTCAATTCTTACCGCCGTATTCGTCCTCATAGTTGGAGTGGTGCTTTCCGTTGTTGGGGACTAGACAACCGTGAAGCGGCGGTGAGAGTGCCAAGCGCCCCTGGATTGTCTAGTCCCAGTCATTTCGAGCTAAAAACTGTGGATGCATCAGCCAATCCTTACTTAGCTTTAGGTGCAGTAATTGCTGCAGGCATCGATGGTATACAACGGGGTTTAGAACCAAACAATCCAGTCACACAAGACCCCGGATATTTGCCCATTGAGGAGCGCACAGCCAATGGTATTGACCTTTTACCACAAAATCTTGGTGAAGCTATAGACCACCTCAAACAGAACAATATTCTTTTAAATGCTTTAAACCCACAGTTGTCGCAAGCTTTTTTGGCAGTACGTCAAGCCGAGTGGCAAGCAATGAAAGATTGGGAATTAGAAGCAGAACTCAAGCTTTTATTAGAGAAATACTAA